The DNA window tttaaaaataaacccactctgtgatgtagacaagtgggggcgtgtttaaacgagccgTTTGAGCCGTTGTGGACAAGATCTTTTTGAAACTTTCGTTTTAgaaactttagggatcttatctatgacTAACCGCTTGCAAGACTCCAAAGATAAAGGAAAActtgcatcatatgaccccctTCCTGTCACCAGAACTTcacatttcatttctgtttcTAGGTTGATGACGTCTGATGGTGTTATCCAGTTTGTTCATAAGCACATGGGTTTGGTACCTGGATGGGGAGGAGCTGCCAGGCTAGTTCGTATTGTTGGCAGTCAGAACGCCCTGACGCTACTGAGCGGGGCTAAAAAAGTCGATCCAGACTTTGGAAAACAGATAGGACTGGTTGATGAGGTGCTCCACTGCTCTTCTGGTGAAGGACAAGCACTGTCTCACGCCGAGCGGTGGCTGGCTCAGTTCATCAAGGGCCCAGCTCCGGTGATCCAGGCACTGAAGAAGGTCGTCGTCTCGGGAAGAGAGCTTCCTCTGGACGAAGCCATGAAAACCGAGAGAAGTGTGTTTGGGACCGTATGGGGCGGCCCGGCCAACCTCGA is part of the Puntigrus tetrazona isolate hp1 chromosome 16, ASM1883169v1, whole genome shotgun sequence genome and encodes:
- the echdc1 gene encoding ethylmalonyl-CoA decarboxylase isoform X2 — protein: MHCSMMLELEQRVCDLESWTQGKAVIVQGAAGTFCSGSDLNAVRATANPHDGLKMCEFMQDTLTRLLRLPLVSAALVEGRALGGGAELTTACDFRLMTSDGVIQFVHKHMGLVPGWGGAARLVRIVGSQNALTLLSGAKKVDPDFGKQIGLVDEVLHCSSGEGQALSHAERWLAQFIKGPAPVIQALKKVVVSGRELPLDEAMKTERSVFGTVWGGPANLEALAEKPKHK